In Mus musculus strain C57BL/6J chromosome 9, GRCm38.p6 C57BL/6J, one genomic interval encodes:
- the Iqcf3 gene encoding IQ domain-containing protein F3 isoform X2, with protein sequence MGALFVKPKPKVHQQAKTTQPKSKTSLVSEDEDEIIQRKYTLKKKIVKNKKKAAIQVQAWWRGTLVRRVLLHAALRAWVIQCWWRLTLRRILEKKRRKALIDFSNMERAVVTLQSLVRMWRIHWRYCQVLSAIYTIQGHWKYHNCQACSLLRGHCLITTTHLQFHIEIIDH encoded by the exons ATGGGCGCTCTGTTCGTT AAACCTAAACCTAAAGTCCATCAGCAAGCGAAAACAACCCAACCAAAG TCCAAGACCAGTTTAGTtagtgaagatgaagatgaaattATTCAAAGGAAGTATACCCTAAAG aaaaaaatagtgaaaaacaagaaaaaagcagCCATTCAGGTGCAGGCCTGGTGGCGTGGGACCCTGGTGCGCAGGGTACTGCTGCACGCAGCCCTCAGAGCCTGGGTCATTCAATGCTGGTGGCGGCTGACGCTCAGAAGGATCCTGGAGAAGAAACGGAGGAAAGCATTGATCGACTTCTCGAACATGGAGAGAGCGGTGGTGACGCTCCAGTCTCTGGTTCGGATGTGGCGTATCCACTGGCGCTACTGCCAGGTCCTCAGTGCTATCTATACCATCCAGGGCCACTGGAAATACCACAACTGCCAGGCATGCTCGCTCCTGCGGGGTCACTGTTTGATCACCACCACTCACCTGCAGTTCCATATTGAGATCATTGACCACTGA
- the Iqcf3 gene encoding IQ domain-containing protein F3 isoform 3 (isoform 3 is encoded by transcript variant 3) — protein MGALFVKPKPKVHQQAKTTQPKLLPLKQPKDSRIKKTRAAKKIQALWRGFLVRQTLLAAALNVWVIQCWWRSILHRQVLKRRLALLRIYVIEEEAAVRLQAWVRMWNCRRYFNQICNQICNTLCVVQSAENSFTFKNDDILQVQYEVVSRQPEFHIEILSI, from the exons ATGGGCGCTCTGTTCGTT AAACCTAAACCTAAAGTCCATCAGCAAGCGAAAACAACCCAACCAAAG CTCCTTCCTTTAAAACAACCCAAGGACTCGAGGATAAAAAAGACCCGAGCAGCCAAGAAGATCCAGGCCTTGTGGCGCGGATTCCTGGTGAGGCAAACTCTGCTGGCTGCTGCCCTCAATGTCTGGGTGATTCAGTGCTGGTGGAGAAGCATCCTCCACAGACAGGTACTTAAACGGCGGCTGGCCCTGCTGAGGATATACGTCATTGAGGAAGAGGCAGCCGTCAGGCTCCAGGCCTGGGTTCGCATGTGGAATTGCCGTCGATACTTCAATCAGATATGCAATCAAATATGCAACACACTCTGTGTGGTCCAGTCCGCCGAAAACAGCTTTACCTTCAAGAACGATGACATTTTGCAGGTTCAATATGAAGTTGTTTCCAGGCAACCAGAGTTCCACATTGAAATCCTATCCATCTAA